In one window of Arachis ipaensis cultivar K30076 chromosome B06, Araip1.1, whole genome shotgun sequence DNA:
- the LOC107605600 gene encoding A-kinase anchor protein 17A: MSNSKDQQPQRSKPFRPTKPLEIDNSSGLTLVPRVKLTLTIYPLAATVTSVDEWKMKRALIDYLHTTHSLAIPEDDLDVKRVRDLKKRKREEPVASGTLRIWNLEFIEEEDEEGEGAVEKRVWEWRKRLVEKMNGIELNLEGVKFKLDVAVPVSDDFEAMKKDWEQFFAFDTRGYYRGKREPDTIILRGVPSRWFAEPRVSSKPSMLVTHTIFSTFGKIRNLNVAEDNDPGKDANEDSGDLVSGLYCKIVVQFEKYRDFHDALRVLCGRSLQKQGSRLKADYEVSWDRDGFFRNTRNQTQEKTNRVSTTAADHYKSETPRRHTPYARHSPENVRPRRFRE; encoded by the exons ATGAGCAACAGCAAGGACCAACAACCCCAACGGTCAAAGCCGTTTCGCCCAACGAAACCGTTAGAGATTGACAACAGTAGCGGCCTCACGCTCGTCCCGCGCGTGAAGCTCACGCTCACTATCTACCCTCTCGCCGCAACCGTTACCTCCGTCGACGAGTGGAAGATGAAGCGCGCTCTGATCGACTACCTTCACACCACTCATTCCCTCGCGATTCCCGAGGACGACCTCGACGTTAAGCGCGTGAGGGACCTCAAGAAGCGGAAGCGCGAGGAGCCTGTTGCTTCGGGGACTCTCAGGATCTGGAATCTCGAGttcattgaagaagaagatgaggaaGGCGAGGGTGCGGTTGAGAAGAGGGTTTGGGAGTGGAGGAAGAGGTTGGTGGAGAAGATGAACGGGATTGAGCTGAATCTTGAAGGGGTTAAGTTCAAGCTTGATGTTGCTGTTCCCGTTTCGGATGATTTTGAGGCAATGAAGAAAGATTGGGAACAGTTTTTTGCGTTTGATACTCGAG GGTACTATAGAGGGAAGCGTGAACCAGATACGATTATTTTGAGGGGTGTTCCCTCACGATGGTTTGCTGAGCCTAGAGTTTCTTCTAAGCCTTCCATGCTAGTCACACATACCATCTTCTCAACATTTGGCAAGATAAG GAATCTTAATGTTGCTGAGGACAATGATCCAGGTAAGGATGCAAATGAAGACAGCGGAGACCTGGTTTCAGGCCTTTACTGTAAGATTGTGGTTCAGTTTGAAAAATATAGAGACTTCCATGATGCATTGAGAGTTCTATGTGGTCGCTCATTGCAAAAG CAAGGATCGAGATTAAAGGCTGATTATGAAGTTAGCTGGGATAGAGATGGATTTTTTCGGAACACGAGAAATCAAACTCAAGAAAAGACCAACAGAGTGTCAACAACGGCGGCAGATCATTATAAAAGTGAAACTCCTAGACGCCATACCCCTTATGCTCGCCACAGCCCAGAGAATGTCCGGCCAAGGAGATTCCGG GAATAA
- the LOC107605599 gene encoding uncharacterized protein LOC107605599, translating into MLSHFGCGTFHHEADDELPCPTPRKSKTKKDNPFSTRGLDKFSALLADLDEKRQRIYSQMNPHEISFVRFVYSSTNDFVPIVVKVKNNNKSQELKVMKPRKLDHHHPHQSDKPTVESSEIVDESKQPKLENGDKKVKKKRLNWNLKSFDMWKPCFYVPMVMILILVLLTMFGRSVSTLCTCILWYVIPALKGSNRSSSNSRMLPKNSKKKDYARGVSETKKIVINEGLVNEEKVKIKKE; encoded by the exons ATGTTGAGCCATTTTGGTTGTGGAACTTTCCATCATGAAGCTGATGATGAACTACCATGCCCAACTCCAAGAAAATCCAAAACTAAGAAGGACAATCCCTTTTCGACACGTGGACTCGACAAATTCTCTGCACTCTTAGCTGATCTTGATGAGAAGAGGCAGAGGATTTACTCACAGATGAACCCTCATGAAATTTCATTTGTTAGGTTTGTATATTCTAGCACCAATGATTTTGTTCCTATAGTTGTGAAggtgaagaacaacaacaagagccaAGAACTCAAAGTGATGAAACCAAGAAAGTtagatcatcatcatcctcatcaaagTGACAAGCCCACAGTTGAATCAAGTGAAATTGTGGATGAATCAAAGCAACCCAAGTTGGAAAATGGTGATAAGAAGGTgaaaaagaagagattgaattggaatttGAAGAGTTTTGATATGTGGAAGCCATGTTTCTATGTTCCAATGGTTATGATACTAATCTTGGTGTTGTTGACAATGTTTGGGAGATCAGTTTCAACACTTTGCACTTGCATTTTGTGGTATGTGATCCCTGCACTGAAGGGTAGTAATAGATCATCATCAAATTCAAGGATGTTGCCGAAGAATTCGAAGAAGAAAGATTATGCTAGAGGGGTAAGTGAGACCAAGAAGATTGTAATCAATGAAGGGTTG GTGAATGAAGAAAAAGTGAAGATTAAGAAAGAGTAG
- the LOC107605601 gene encoding uncharacterized protein LOC107605601 isoform X1: MVFCELTNKLHPRECVCVLSYEVKFEALCSTVASSFFVVSANLSSSKVSIGSSHYYSHRPHFPHSSHTQSSKVGKDLELQMACSDIFVLVQPNGYIKDTVGGATFQSWDPLLMNFDTDHQESLLELKNLILANMGELGRKKISHMAYKLHGIIGPQLSDSRVIWLTSDQDIHLMFDFHVSNCELRCIELYIKVEDMISSASSKANPQVVQSDNIESTITSDIPKFCVPQPC; this comes from the exons ATGGTTTTTTGCGAATTGACCAACAAGCTTCATccgagagagtgtgtgtgtgtccTTAGTTATGAAGTTAAGTTTGAAGCTTTGTGTAGCACTGTGGCTTCTTCCTTCTTTGTGGTTTCTGCGAATTTGAGCTCTTCGAAAGTTTCCATCGGTTCCTCGCATTATTACTCACACAG GCCTCATTTCCCTCATTCAAGCCACACACAATCATCCAAAGTTGGAAAAGATCTTGAGTTACAGATGGCTTGTTCAGACATATTTGTACTTGTTCAACCCAATGGATATATAAAAGACACTGTAGGTGGTGCAACCTTTCAAAGTTGGGATCCTCTTTTGATGAATTTTGATACTGATCATCAAGAGTCTCTACTTGAGTTGAAGAATCTGATATTGGCAAACATGGGTGAACTTGGAAGAAAGAAGATATCTCATATGGCATATAAGTTGCATGGTATAATAGGTCCCCAATTATCTGACAGTCGGGTTATTTGGCTCACCTCTGACCAAGACATTCACTTGATGTTTGATTTCCATGTCTCAAATTGTGAGCTACGGTGCATAGAGTTGTACATTAAAGTTGAAGACATGATTAGTTCAGCCAGTTCGAAAGCCAATCCGCAAGTTGTTCAATCGGACAATATTGAGAGTACAATCACCAGTGATATCCCCAAGTTTTGTGTTCCCCAACCGTGTTGA
- the LOC107605601 gene encoding uncharacterized protein LOC107605601 isoform X2, with amino-acid sequence MASRGVAVDKLCLPPKTANIGGACSVFPPPTSKKSSFVDTGADLGLSPPIKMQKMVDGKGKPVENGVLIPDIEESNVYSKPFQAQDMCRNLEPPITSKSQMVLEGRVKELEIRLESKENKRAALEELKVTLTAKISNLENKLKEADKEKKAQLRKEKTASKGIIEPLEAEVKHLRCSVLEAKEGAHKNIMEQVCLLALGIDFLLVHPDNRVVNGEIV; translated from the coding sequence ATGGCATCAAGAGGTGTTGCAGTGGACAAACTCTGCCTTCCACCCAAGACTGCGAATATTGGAGGTGCCTGCAGTGTCTTTCCACCTCCAACTTCAAAGAAGTCTTCATTTGTGGACACGGGTGCTGATCTAGGACTTTCACCTCCGATAAAAATGCAAAAAATGGTGGATGGCAAAGGGAAGCCGGTTGAAAATGGTGTGCTGATCCCCGACATTGAGGAGTCCAATGTGTATTCCAAACCCTTCCAAGCCCAAGATATGTGCCGCAACTTGGAGCCACCTATCACCTCCAAATCTCAGATGGTGCTAGAAGGCCGAGTTAAGGAATTGGAGATCCGCCTTGAGTCAAAGGAAAACAAGAGAGCTGCCTTAGAGGAATTGAAGGTTACTTTAACCGCCAAGATTAGTAATCTGGAAAACAAGCTGAAGGAGGCTGATAAGGAGAAGAAGGCTCAGTTAAGAAAGGAGAAAACAGCATCAAAGGGGATAATTGAGCCGTTGGAGGCAGAGGTCAAACATCTGAGATGTTCCGTCCTTGAAGCAAAGGAGGGAGCACACAAGAACATCATGGAGCAAGTGTGTCTTCTGGCTCTGGGTATTGACTTTTTGCTTGTTCACCCTGATAATCGAGTTGTCAATGGGGAGATTGTATGA